GGAGGCGCATTTCCGGCCCCCTCCATACCATCGGCGGCCTAGTTGTGGCAACATGTCGCAGAGCATCTCACCAGTGTCGAGGTGCCGGAAGCTGGGCCGGTGCGGCCACCCCCTCCAGCACGCGCAAGGGCCGGGTGACGGCGGCCTTCAGTCCGGGCTTGCGCGGGGCATAGACCTGTTTGGACACCTCCACCATGACCACGCCGCCGGCCAGCCACGGCGTCATCCGCCGCCCCACCCGCTCCCACATCCCCGACGTGCGCAGCCAGAACCGCTTGTGCGAGGGCGGCGAGAACAGCGCCCGCTGCGCCCGTTCGGGAACGAAGTTGTGACGGCGCAACTGCGCCTCCAGCTGGTTGGTGGAATAGGGACGCCCGAAGCCGAAGGGCGTACGCTCGCTGCGCGCCCAAAGGCCGGACCGGTTCGGCACGATGAACAGCGCCCGCGCGCCCGGCCCCATCACGCGCCAGCACTCCTCCAGCAGGGCGGCCTGCTGGTCCGACGGCTCCAGCCCGTGCAGGACGACCAGCTTGTCGGCCATCCCCGTCTCCAGCGGCCAATTCGTCTCTTCGGCCAGAACGGAGACGTTCTCCATCCCGGCGGGCCATGGCATGACCCCTTGCGGCGCAGGCATCACCCCGATCACGCGGCGCGCATCCTGAAGGTAGGGGCGCAGCAGCGGCACCGCAAAGCCGAAGCCCACGACCGTCTGGCCCTGCGCCTCGGGCCAGATCTCGGTCACGCGGTCGCGGATCGCGCGCTGCGCCACGCGGCCCAGCTGCGTGCGGTAATAGAAGTTCCGCAGATCCAAGACATCGAGATACATTGCGAAGGGACCGTTTTGGTGGCGATGATCGTTGGAACCCTAGTCCTCGACCGAAGGAAAAGCCATGACGATCGACCTTCTGACGATTCCCTGCCTGCGCGACAACTATGCCTTTCTGGCCTTCGACGCCGAACACCGCCGCGCGATCTGCGTCGATGTCCCCGAGGCGAACCCGATCCTTGCGGTGCTGTCGGCGCGGGAATGGGATCTGACGCATATCCTGCTGACACACCATCACGACGACCATGTGGAGGGCGTGGCCAAGCTGCGCGCCGCCACGGGTGCCACCGTGGTGGGCGCGGCCGCTGATACGCACCGCCTGCCCCCGCTCGACATCGCCCTGCGCGAAGGCGACCGGCTGGATGTGCTGGACACCTCGGTCGAGGTGCTGGATGTGCCGGGGCACACGGTCGGCCATATCGCCTTCGTCATGCGGGAGGCGGGGCTGGCCTTCACGGGCGACAGCCTAATGGCGGGCGGCTGCGGGCGGCTGTTCGAAGGCTCTCCCGCGCAGATGTGGCACAGCCTTCAGAAGCTGGCGGCCCTGCCCGCCGACACGCGGATCTGCTCGGGCCACGAATACACCCAGTCGAACCTGCGCTTCGCCGCAACTCTTGAACCGGAAAATCCCGCTCTTATCTCCCGTATCGAAGCGGTGGACGCGGCCCGGAGCGAAGGGCGCCCCACCGTCCCGTCCCGTCTGGACGAAGAACTGTCCACCAACCCCTTCCTTCGCCCCGCTTTGCTGAAGGCAGCTCTCGGCATGCCGGATGCGGACGATGCCGCCGTCTTCGCCGAGATCCGCGCACGGAAGGACAATTTCTAGGCGCCGCTCGCGGCGGAGTTCACGATTTGCTGCCAAATGATGTGAAAGGCAGCAAGAACGATATTCCCTCTTGAAGCGCGGGCCCAATACCCGATCTTCTATGGGTAAGAGGCAACGGTCGTCCGGCTTCGGCCCCGACCCGCAAGAACAGGAGCACCCCACCGTGCCATCGTTTTCCAACACTCTTGAGCAAGCCATCCACGGCGCCCTGGCGCTTGCGAACGCCCGCCGCCACGAACTCGCCACACTCGAACATCTGCTGCTTGCCCTGCTGGACGAACCGGATGCCTCGCGGGTCATGAAGGCCTGCGCCGTCGATACGGACGAGCTGCGCAAGACCCTCGTCGATTTCATCGACGACGACCTCGCGACGCTGGTGACGACCGTCGAAGGTTCCGAAGCGGTGCCGACCGCCGCCTTCCAACGCGTGATCCAACGCGCGGCGATCCATGTCCAAAGCTCCGGCCGGACCGAGGTGACGGGCGCGAACGTGCTGGTCGCCATCTTTGCCGAGCGCGAATCCAACGCCGCCTATTTCCTGCAAGAGCAGGACATGACGCGCTATGATGCGGTGAACTTCATCGCCCATGGCGTGGCCAAGAACCCCGAATACGGCGAGCAGCGCGATGTCTCCGGCGCCGAAGAGGGGCTTCATCACGAAACCCCGAAGGCCGAAGCCGGAGAGGCCAAGGAATCGGCGCTGTCGAAATACTGCGTCGATCTGAACGTGAAGGCCCGCAAGGGCGATGTGGACCCGCTGATCGGCCGCGAGGCCGAGGTGGAGCGCTGCATTCAGGTCCTTTGCCGCCGCCGCAAGAACAACCCGTTGCTGGTGGGCGATCCGGGCGTGGGCAAGACGGCCATCGCCGAAGGCCTTGCATGGAAGATCATCAACAATCAGGTGCCGGACATTCTGGCACGGGCGACGATCTACAGCCTCGACATGGGGGCGCTGCTGGCCGGAACCCGGTATCGCGGCGATTTCGAAGAACGTCTCAAGGCCGTCGTGAAGGAAATGGAGGAGCACCCGAACGCGGTCCTCTTCATCGACGAGATTCACACCGTAATCGGTGCGGGTGCCACCTCGGGCGGGGCGATGGATGCTTCGAACCTGCTGAAACCCGCGCTGGCGGGCGGCAAGCTGCGGACCATGGGCTCCACCACCTATAAGGAGTTCCGTCAGCACTTCGAAAAGGACCGCGCCCTGTCGCGCCGGTTCCAGAAGATCGACGTGAACGAGCCGTCGCTGCCCGATGCGATCAAGATCCTGATGGGTCTGAAGCCGCATTTCGAGGATCACCACGACATCCGCTATACCAGCGATGCGATCAAGACGGCGGTGGAGCTTGCCTCGCGCTACATCAACGACCGCAAGCTGCCGGATTCGGCGATCGACGTGATCGATGAGGCCGGTGCGGCCCAGCACCTGCTGGCCGATTCCAAACGCCGCAAGACGATCGGCGTGAAGGAGATCGAAACGGTGGTCGCCAAGATCGCCCGCATCCCCCCGAAGAACGTCTCTAAGGACGATGCGGAGGTGCTGCGCGATCTGGAACCGACGCTGAAGCGTGTGGTCTTCGGACAGGACGCGGCGATCACGGCGCTGGCCTCGGCGATCAAGCTGGCGCGTGCCGGGCTTCGCGAGCCTGAAAAGCCGATCGGCAACTACCTCTTTGCTGGCCCCACGGGCGTCGGCAAGACCGAGGTGGCCAAGCAGCTCGCCTCGACGCTGGGTGTGGAACTGCTGCGCTTCGACATGTCGGAATACATGGAGAAGCACGCCGTCTCGCGGCTGATCGGTGCGCCTCCGGGCTATGTCGGCTTCGATCAGGGCGGCATGCTGACCGACGGCGTGGACCAGCACCCCCATTGCGTGCTGCTGCTGGACGAGATCGAGAAGGCGCACCCGGATGTCTACAACATCCTGTTGCAGGTCATGGATCACGGCAAACTGACGGACCATAACGGCCGGCAGGTGGATTTCCGCAACGTGATCCTGATCATGACCTCGAACGCGGGCGCGTCGGACATGCAGAAGGCCGCGATCGGCTTTGGCCGCGACCGCCGCACCGGCGAGGATACCGCCGCGATCGAGCGGACCTTCACGCCGGAGTTCCGCAACCGTCTCGATGCCGTCATCTCCTTCGCGCCGCTGCCGAAGGACGTGATCCTGCAGGTGGTGGAGAAGTTCGTGCTGCAACTCGAAGCGCAGCTCATGGATCGCAACGTCCATATCGAACTGACGCCGGAGGCCGCCCGTTGGCTGGGTGACAAAGGGTATGACGACCGGATGGGCGCACGCCCGCTCGGCCGCGTGATCCAAGAGAACATCAAGAAGCCTCTGGCCGAGGAGCTTCTGTTCGGTCGCCTGACGAAGGGCGGCGTGGTCAAGGTCGTCATGAAGGACGACAAGATCGAATTGGAGATCGACGAGCAGAAAGGGCGGCTGACCAATCAGCGCCCGCCCCTGCTGACCGCCGAATGAGACGAAAAGGCCCGCCATCACGGCGGGCCTTTTTCTTGTCCGTCAGCGCAGGCGTGGCGCGGGGCCGAGGGGCAGCGGGCCGAAGCGCACCTCCCCGCCCGACAGGATCAGCGGCAGTTCCAGCGTGCCGTCGGCGGCCATCATGCGGAATGCGCCTTCCAGCATATCCACCCGGTTCGCCGGGATGACCCCGGCGGCCACGGCGGTATCCAGCGCATCGGGCCAATTCTCCAGCCGCAGGGTCAGATCACCGGCCGCGAATCCCCGCGCATCCGCGAGGATATGGCCCGACCCGGTGACGGCCATCTTGCCGAAGCGCAGATCGAAGCTGCTCAGGGTGATCTCATCGATCGGCACGGCGACGGCATCGGGCAGATCGTCGATCCGCTCGGCCAATGTGGCGGTGGCGTCCATGCTCAGGCTGCCATCGTCCAGATCGATGATGTCCGAGGTCAGCGCCAGCCCGTCCGCCTGCAGCGTCAAATGATGCGACCGGGCCGACACGCGGTCCGATGTCGCGCGGATGCCGCTCGCCGTCAGCTCGCCCATCGCCATGCTCGCCGTCACGGCGCCGGTGGCCGCACGGGCCGCGACCGGCGCAAGATCGGTCGAAAGACGGACATGGCCCTCGGCCTCGGCGGCGTTCAGATCGATCTGCCCGGCGGGCGTTTCCAGCACCTGACGTTCCGGCAACGAGACGGTCACCCGAAGCGGCCACCATGCCGGCATCGATACCTCCGCCGCCGGGGCCTGCCAGCCCCAGCCCGATTTCGGATCGAAGATCGCCACCTGCCCCGAGGTCGCCCGGAAGGTCAGCGGGAAGCCCGAAACGGTCATCCCCTCCACGGCGGCGCTGCGGCCCGAGGCCTCTTGCGCCGCCAGCCAATGTTCCACGCCGCCGCGGAACATCTTCGCGCCGACGAACCACCAGCCGCAAAAGGCGAGCGCCGCCACCACGATGATGCCCAGTATCGTCCGCATTGCACTTGCCCTTGTCGATGTTTAGCCAAGCCATAACGGCGGCATCGGGAAAGGGCCAGCAGATGACAGAGCGGCTTTGGGTCTTCGGCTACGGCTCGCTGATCTGGGATCCCTGCTTCCCGGTGGAGCGGCGGGTTCTGGCACGGCTGGACGGCTGGCAGCGCAGCTTCTGCATGGCCTCGGTCCATTATCGGGGCACGCCCGACGCGCCGGGCCTCGTCCTTGCGCTGGATCGTGCGGAGGGGCACTTCTGTCACGGCGTGGCCTTCCTCGTGGCCGAGGGCGCCGAGGATGCCGCCCTCGCCGCCCTGCGGGAGAGGGAACTGGTGTCCAGCGCCTATCTGGAAATGCGCCTGCCCCTTGCCGATCCTGCGGTGACGGCGCTGACCTATGTGATCGATCCGGGCCATGTGCAGTACTGCCGCCACGACGCGGAGACGCAGGCGCAGATCATCGCGCGGGCGCAGGGGGAGCGCGGGCCGAACCGCGATTACCTTGCGAATACGGTGCGTCACCTCGACGATCTGGGCATCCCCGATCCCGATCTGCACGAACTTGACCGCCGCGTACGCGATATCTCGCCTTGACGGTTGGCAGGCGCGGTCCATGCCCCTAATGTGGCGAGGAAAACCAGACAGCAGGCGCGCCGTGGACAGACCTCTTACCGCCCTCCGCCCCGGACCGATCACCCGGCCGGAAAAAGTATTCACCCAGCCGCTGCGTCAGCTCGTGGTCATGGCGCTGGTCGTGCTGCTGGTGATGGCCGGCGTCGCCTTCGCATGGGCCCATCTGTGGCCGCTGTTCCTTGCCAAGAAATGGCTGAACGGATTCATCGCGCTGGTCTTCGTGATCGGCGTCGCCACCTGCTTTGCCAGCGTCATCCGCCTGATGCAGTCCGTCACATGGATCGAGGCCTTCGTGCAGCGCAAGGGCGTGCAATCCGAACCGCCCGGCATGCTGCTGCCTCTGGCCAACATGCTGCGCTCCCGCTCGGCCAGCAGCCGCATTTCGGCAAGCTCGGCCCGCTCGATCCTCGATTCCGCGGGCGCGCGCCTCGATGAATCGCGCGAGGTGAGCCATTATCTCTCCAGCCTGCTGATCTTCCTTGGCCTTCTCGGCACCTTCTACGGGCTTGCGACCACCGTTCCGGCGCTGGTGGACACGATCCGCAGCCTTGCCCCGCAGGACGGGGTGCAGACCTCGGGGACCGAGATCCTCGGCACGCTGATGACCGGCCTGCAGAACCAGTTGGGCGGGATGGGCACAGCCTTCTCTTCCTCGCTTCTGGGGCTTGCAGGCTCGCTCGTGGTGGGGCTGCTGGCGCTCTTTGCCTCGCACTCGCAGACCCGCTTCCATCAGGAGCTGGAGGAGTGGCTGTCCTCGATCACCCGGCTTGGTTTTGCCGATGGCGACGATGCGGGCGTCGCGGGCGTTCTGGACATGATGAGCCAGCAGATGGACGAGCTGCGCGATCTCTTCG
This DNA window, taken from Falsirhodobacter algicola, encodes the following:
- the gloB gene encoding hydroxyacylglutathione hydrolase, translated to MTIDLLTIPCLRDNYAFLAFDAEHRRAICVDVPEANPILAVLSAREWDLTHILLTHHHDDHVEGVAKLRAATGATVVGAAADTHRLPPLDIALREGDRLDVLDTSVEVLDVPGHTVGHIAFVMREAGLAFTGDSLMAGGCGRLFEGSPAQMWHSLQKLAALPADTRICSGHEYTQSNLRFAATLEPENPALISRIEAVDAARSEGRPTVPSRLDEELSTNPFLRPALLKAALGMPDADDAAVFAEIRARKDNF
- the clpA gene encoding ATP-dependent Clp protease ATP-binding subunit ClpA — protein: MPSFSNTLEQAIHGALALANARRHELATLEHLLLALLDEPDASRVMKACAVDTDELRKTLVDFIDDDLATLVTTVEGSEAVPTAAFQRVIQRAAIHVQSSGRTEVTGANVLVAIFAERESNAAYFLQEQDMTRYDAVNFIAHGVAKNPEYGEQRDVSGAEEGLHHETPKAEAGEAKESALSKYCVDLNVKARKGDVDPLIGREAEVERCIQVLCRRRKNNPLLVGDPGVGKTAIAEGLAWKIINNQVPDILARATIYSLDMGALLAGTRYRGDFEERLKAVVKEMEEHPNAVLFIDEIHTVIGAGATSGGAMDASNLLKPALAGGKLRTMGSTTYKEFRQHFEKDRALSRRFQKIDVNEPSLPDAIKILMGLKPHFEDHHDIRYTSDAIKTAVELASRYINDRKLPDSAIDVIDEAGAAQHLLADSKRRKTIGVKEIETVVAKIARIPPKNVSKDDAEVLRDLEPTLKRVVFGQDAAITALASAIKLARAGLREPEKPIGNYLFAGPTGVGKTEVAKQLASTLGVELLRFDMSEYMEKHAVSRLIGAPPGYVGFDQGGMLTDGVDQHPHCVLLLDEIEKAHPDVYNILLQVMDHGKLTDHNGRQVDFRNVILIMTSNAGASDMQKAAIGFGRDRRTGEDTAAIERTFTPEFRNRLDAVISFAPLPKDVILQVVEKFVLQLEAQLMDRNVHIELTPEAARWLGDKGYDDRMGARPLGRVIQENIKKPLAEELLFGRLTKGGVVKVVMKDDKIELEIDEQKGRLTNQRPPLLTAE
- a CDS encoding DUF2125 domain-containing protein yields the protein MRTILGIIVVAALAFCGWWFVGAKMFRGGVEHWLAAQEASGRSAAVEGMTVSGFPLTFRATSGQVAIFDPKSGWGWQAPAAEVSMPAWWPLRVTVSLPERQVLETPAGQIDLNAAEAEGHVRLSTDLAPVAARAATGAVTASMAMGELTASGIRATSDRVSARSHHLTLQADGLALTSDIIDLDDGSLSMDATATLAERIDDLPDAVAVPIDEITLSSFDLRFGKMAVTGSGHILADARGFAAGDLTLRLENWPDALDTAVAAGVIPANRVDMLEGAFRMMAADGTLELPLILSGGEVRFGPLPLGPAPRLR
- a CDS encoding gamma-glutamylcyclotransferase → MTERLWVFGYGSLIWDPCFPVERRVLARLDGWQRSFCMASVHYRGTPDAPGLVLALDRAEGHFCHGVAFLVAEGAEDAALAALRERELVSSAYLEMRLPLADPAVTALTYVIDPGHVQYCRHDAETQAQIIARAQGERGPNRDYLANTVRHLDDLGIPDPDLHELDRRVRDISP
- a CDS encoding biopolymer transporter ExbB; translation: MDRPLTALRPGPITRPEKVFTQPLRQLVVMALVVLLVMAGVAFAWAHLWPLFLAKKWLNGFIALVFVIGVATCFASVIRLMQSVTWIEAFVQRKGVQSEPPGMLLPLANMLRSRSASSRISASSARSILDSAGARLDESREVSHYLSSLLIFLGLLGTFYGLATTVPALVDTIRSLAPQDGVQTSGTEILGTLMTGLQNQLGGMGTAFSSSLLGLAGSLVVGLLALFASHSQTRFHQELEEWLSSITRLGFADGDDAGVAGVLDMMSQQMDELRDLFAESEAVRRASDDRAGQLAHAIEGLLHRSTEQDDAHARMADAQTAALTRIAEGQARMADAMEVSAAKDAPHADAEYRARLRSIDSQLLRLLEELAVGRQEAVAELRADLAQLTSTLRQAAKGEI